Proteins from a genomic interval of Deltaproteobacteria bacterium:
- a CDS encoding glycyl-radical enzyme activating protein, with protein MQPIRPIGSLVGMDELPVVVDIQRFSLHDGPGIRTTVFFKGCILRCAWCHNPEAIRREPEIAFHPDRCAGERRCAAACPRGAIVSGPDRRIDFASCDACGRCADACGHEALRVIGRRYTVDALVAEVVKDRDYFAESGGGVTLSGGEPTIHAGYLGALLPRLAAERIHVVLQTCGLFRWREVAALLPWVGLVQFDLKHMDSAAHARLTGAGNERILRNFARLVASEVAVEPRMPVIPGLNDDPDNVRATARFLARHGHRTLRCLPYHDFGEAKLPRLAPILAPLGRPRLDPAALAPFARHFGKEGIDVVVCD; from the coding sequence ATGCAGCCCATCCGACCGATCGGTAGCCTGGTGGGGATGGACGAGCTTCCCGTCGTCGTCGACATCCAACGCTTCTCGCTGCACGACGGCCCCGGCATCCGGACGACGGTCTTTTTCAAGGGCTGCATCTTGCGCTGCGCCTGGTGCCACAATCCGGAAGCGATCCGGCGCGAACCGGAAATCGCGTTCCACCCGGACCGCTGCGCCGGCGAGCGGCGCTGCGCCGCCGCCTGCCCGCGTGGCGCGATCGTGTCGGGACCAGACCGCCGCATCGACTTTGCGAGCTGCGACGCGTGCGGGCGCTGCGCCGACGCGTGCGGCCACGAGGCGCTGCGGGTGATCGGCCGCCGCTACACCGTCGACGCGCTCGTCGCCGAGGTCGTGAAGGACCGGGACTACTTCGCGGAGTCGGGCGGCGGCGTCACGCTCTCGGGCGGCGAGCCGACGATCCACGCCGGCTACCTCGGCGCGCTACTGCCGCGCCTCGCGGCCGAACGCATCCACGTCGTGCTCCAGACCTGCGGCCTCTTCCGCTGGCGCGAGGTCGCGGCGCTCCTCCCTTGGGTCGGCCTCGTCCAGTTCGACCTGAAGCACATGGACAGCGCAGCGCACGCGCGCCTGACCGGTGCGGGCAACGAGCGCATCCTCCGCAATTTCGCGCGCCTCGTCGCGAGCGAGGTGGCCGTCGAGCCGCGCATGCCGGTGATCCCGGGGCTGAACGACGACCCGGACAACGTCCGAGCGACGGCCCGCTTCCTTGCGCGCCACGGACACCGCACGCTGCGCTGCCTCCCGTACCACGACTTCGGCGAGGCCAAGCTTCCGCGCCTCGCGCCCATCCTGGCGCCGCTCGGCCGTCCGCGCCTCGACCCGGCCGCGCTCGCCCCATTCGCCCGGCATTTCGGAAAGGAAGGCATCGATGTCGTCGTCTGCGACTGA
- a CDS encoding PQQ-dependent sugar dehydrogenase has translation MVFRRRGALLSIVLLCLPLARAGATTLPAGFAESIAISGLEQPTAVRFAPDGRVFVTEKSGIVKAFDDLADPTPTIVADLRTNVHNFWDRGLLGLALHPDFPAVPSIFVLYTLDAAPGGTPPRWGWVGATADGCPDPLGAGCVVGGRLARLDLDGGGLAGPEQVLLEDWCQQYPSHSLGSLAFGPDGALYVGAGDGASFNGVDYGQFGPGPLNPCGDPTGGGATPAPPGAEGGALRSQDVLSAGDPLGYDGTILRVDLLAPADGRVVAFGLRNPYRMAFRPGTAELWVGDVGWDTIEEIDRIANAADPGTPNFGWPCYEGADRQPFYEAAGLARCDAIYASPAATTPPYFAYRHGEPMTLDESCGAGNSAITGLAFHAGGGYPAAYDGALFFADFSRGCIWSMRAGADGLPDPATRAVFVDGAASPVALETGPGGDLFYVDFSGGSVRRVQWVSTNTPPTAVITAPAATELWRVGAPIDFAGAATDPEEGALPPAALEWTLLLERCAGACTTETVATATGVASGSFAAPDPGELPARLLLHLTATDSGGLEHTASIALDPETVDLTFASTPPGLTLVVESAAAVTPFVRTAVVGAALAVDAPAPQALDGVDWLFASWSDGGLRAHALTVPATDATITAAFVSACHDDFDCDDGEPCTDERCDLVGGCVRTTVSDGASCDDGTVCNGIAQCLAGVCTGAPALDCDDHNPCTYDACDPLDGCGHAPLSDGTACGPGSTCGGSLACAAGVCTAVPPLCEDFHVPGTQTGDVPPHVLLEPSECASCHGGYDAAVDPVARWSGSLMAHAGRDPLFFAQLTTAVQDVPSVGYYCLRCHVPLSIVTGHAEEPDGRLLDATDRQGVSCHFCHSMVDPLFVPGTSPDADADILAGLSAIPAHYGNAMFVLDPSGTRRGPRADPLAMHAWIVSPFHARGEFCGTCHDVGNLAVTRDPDGTYRYNTMGVPSPTHDPGMQFPLERTYTEWKLSAFAAGGVDTGGRFGGVGGGVVSTCQDCHMPRAVGRGCVYGTVRGDLALHDFAGAAAPVLDLIAEATRLDPTVDQAALARGRDAAVAMLERAASLALTQEGAQLVVRVTNETGHKLPTGHIEGRRVWLHVAFRDETGALVAEHGRYDAATAELDEASTVVYEMHVGLSAEAAALTGLPAGPTTHMALADTIEKDNRIPPRGFANTAFADAGAPVVGASYADGQYWDDVRFGIPPGTTRADVELYYQNTPRHYIEALRDGNVTDATGATLHDLWVATGRGAPIAMASAATALVPPICDADGDCDDDDPCTTDACTPSGQCTHAFAGTPLRAGMRLVLGGARTANRGTLALRAAADLALPPGEGLDPSAHGLRIELRTGAGDLRERIVLPAGARDPFTGAGWSRNRNGTTWRYRDPGGAHGGIRTATIRLPGAAAGRVEVALRGRGRSSPLAPGDAALELRLAFGASPGQCAGHRFGDASAPRPRCRWSSTGATFACR, from the coding sequence ATGGTCTTTCGCCGCCGCGGCGCGCTCCTGTCGATCGTCCTGCTCTGCCTGCCGCTCGCCCGTGCCGGCGCCACGACGCTCCCCGCCGGCTTCGCGGAGTCGATCGCGATCAGCGGGCTCGAGCAGCCGACCGCCGTACGTTTCGCGCCCGACGGTCGAGTCTTCGTCACCGAAAAGAGCGGGATCGTGAAGGCGTTCGACGACCTCGCGGATCCGACGCCGACGATCGTCGCCGACCTCCGCACCAACGTGCACAACTTCTGGGACCGCGGCCTCCTCGGCCTGGCGCTCCACCCCGACTTCCCCGCCGTGCCGTCGATCTTCGTCCTCTACACGCTCGACGCGGCGCCTGGCGGCACACCGCCGCGCTGGGGATGGGTCGGCGCGACCGCCGACGGCTGCCCCGATCCGCTCGGCGCCGGCTGCGTCGTCGGCGGCAGGCTGGCGCGCCTCGACCTCGACGGCGGCGGGCTCGCGGGACCCGAGCAGGTGCTCCTCGAGGATTGGTGCCAGCAGTATCCGAGCCACTCGCTCGGGAGTCTCGCCTTCGGTCCCGACGGCGCGCTCTACGTCGGCGCCGGCGACGGCGCGAGCTTCAACGGCGTCGATTACGGGCAGTTCGGTCCCGGCCCGCTCAATCCCTGCGGTGACCCGACGGGCGGCGGCGCGACGCCGGCGCCGCCGGGCGCCGAGGGCGGCGCGCTCCGCAGCCAGGACGTCCTCAGCGCCGGCGACCCGCTCGGCTACGACGGCACGATCCTGCGCGTCGATCTGCTCGCACCCGCCGACGGCCGCGTCGTCGCCTTCGGGCTCCGCAACCCGTACCGCATGGCCTTCCGGCCCGGCACCGCGGAGCTCTGGGTCGGCGACGTCGGCTGGGACACGATCGAGGAGATCGACCGCATCGCGAACGCCGCCGACCCGGGCACACCGAACTTCGGCTGGCCCTGCTACGAAGGCGCCGACCGCCAGCCGTTCTACGAGGCGGCCGGCCTGGCCCGGTGCGACGCCATCTACGCGAGCCCGGCGGCGACCACCCCCCCCTATTTCGCGTATCGGCACGGCGAGCCCATGACGCTCGACGAGTCGTGCGGCGCCGGCAACTCTGCGATCACGGGCCTCGCCTTCCACGCCGGCGGCGGCTACCCCGCGGCCTACGACGGGGCGCTCTTCTTCGCCGACTTCTCACGCGGCTGCATCTGGTCGATGCGCGCCGGCGCCGACGGTCTGCCCGACCCGGCCACGCGCGCGGTCTTCGTCGACGGCGCCGCCTCGCCGGTCGCGCTCGAGACCGGTCCCGGCGGCGATCTCTTCTACGTCGACTTCAGCGGCGGCAGCGTGCGTCGCGTCCAATGGGTCTCGACCAACACGCCGCCGACCGCGGTGATCACGGCGCCCGCCGCGACCGAGCTCTGGCGCGTCGGCGCGCCCATCGACTTCGCCGGCGCGGCGACCGATCCCGAGGAGGGCGCGTTGCCGCCCGCGGCGCTCGAGTGGACGCTCCTCCTCGAACGCTGCGCCGGCGCCTGCACGACCGAGACCGTCGCCACGGCGACCGGCGTGGCCTCGGGGAGTTTCGCCGCTCCCGATCCCGGCGAGCTCCCCGCGCGCCTCCTGCTCCACCTGACCGCGACCGACTCCGGCGGGCTCGAGCATACCGCGAGCATTGCGCTCGACCCGGAGACGGTCGATCTCACCTTCGCTTCCACGCCGCCCGGTCTCACCCTCGTGGTCGAGTCGGCGGCCGCGGTGACGCCCTTCGTCCGCACCGCCGTCGTCGGTGCGGCGCTCGCCGTCGACGCGCCGGCACCGCAGGCGCTGGACGGCGTCGACTGGCTCTTCGCGTCGTGGTCGGACGGAGGGCTCCGCGCGCACGCGCTCACGGTGCCAGCCACCGACGCAACCATTACCGCTGCGTTCGTGAGCGCGTGCCACGACGACTTCGACTGTGACGACGGTGAGCCGTGCACCGACGAGCGGTGCGACCTCGTCGGCGGCTGCGTGCGGACGACGGTGTCCGACGGCGCGTCGTGCGACGACGGCACGGTCTGCAACGGGATCGCGCAATGCCTCGCCGGTGTCTGCACCGGCGCCCCCGCGCTCGACTGCGACGACCACAATCCCTGCACGTACGACGCCTGTGACCCTCTCGACGGTTGCGGCCACGCGCCGCTCTCCGACGGCACCGCGTGCGGTCCCGGCAGCACCTGCGGCGGCAGCTTGGCGTGCGCGGCCGGCGTCTGCACGGCCGTCCCGCCGCTCTGCGAGGACTTCCACGTCCCCGGCACCCAGACGGGCGACGTGCCGCCTCACGTGCTTCTCGAGCCCTCGGAGTGCGCCTCCTGCCACGGCGGCTACGACGCCGCGGTGGATCCGGTGGCGCGCTGGTCGGGAAGCCTGATGGCGCACGCCGGACGCGATCCGCTCTTCTTCGCGCAGCTCACGACCGCCGTCCAGGACGTGCCGAGCGTCGGCTATTACTGCCTGCGCTGCCACGTCCCCCTCAGCATCGTCACGGGTCACGCCGAGGAACCCGACGGCCGGCTCCTCGACGCGACCGATCGCCAAGGCGTCTCCTGCCACTTCTGCCACAGCATGGTCGACCCGCTCTTCGTACCCGGCACGAGCCCGGACGCGGACGCGGACATCCTGGCGGGCCTCTCGGCGATTCCCGCCCACTACGGGAACGCCATGTTCGTCCTCGACCCGAGCGGCACGCGCCGGGGCCCGCGCGCCGATCCGCTCGCGATGCACGCGTGGATCGTCTCCCCGTTCCATGCGCGCGGCGAGTTCTGCGGCACCTGCCACGACGTCGGCAACCTCGCCGTCACGCGCGACCCCGACGGCACGTATCGCTACAACACGATGGGGGTGCCGAGCCCGACGCACGATCCTGGCATGCAGTTCCCCCTCGAGCGCACCTACACGGAATGGAAGCTCAGCGCCTTCGCCGCGGGCGGCGTCGACACGGGCGGACGCTTCGGCGGCGTGGGCGGAGGCGTGGTGTCGACCTGCCAGGACTGCCACATGCCGCGCGCGGTCGGCCGCGGGTGCGTCTACGGCACCGTGCGCGGCGACCTCGCCCTCCATGACTTCGCCGGCGCCGCCGCGCCGGTGCTCGACCTGATCGCGGAAGCAACGCGTCTCGATCCCACGGTCGACCAGGCCGCGCTCGCCCGCGGACGCGACGCCGCGGTCGCCATGCTCGAGCGGGCCGCGTCGCTCGCGCTCACCCAGGAGGGAGCGCAACTCGTCGTGCGCGTGACCAACGAGACCGGCCACAAGCTCCCGACCGGCCACATCGAGGGGCGGCGCGTCTGGCTGCACGTCGCGTTCCGCGACGAAACCGGCGCGCTCGTCGCCGAGCACGGCCGCTACGACGCGGCGACGGCCGAACTCGACGAGGCCTCGACCGTCGTCTACGAGATGCACGTCGGCCTGAGCGCCGAGGCGGCGGCGCTCACGGGGCTCCCGGCCGGGCCCACCACGCACATGGCGCTCGCCGACACGATCGAGAAGGACAACCGCATTCCGCCGCGCGGCTTCGCGAACACCGCGTTCGCGGACGCGGGCGCGCCGGTGGTGGGCGCGAGCTACGCGGACGGGCAGTATTGGGACGACGTCCGCTTCGGAATCCCCCCCGGCACCACACGCGCCGACGTCGAACTCTACTATCAGAACACGCCGCGCCACTACATCGAGGCGCTCCGCGATGGCAACGTGACGGATGCGACCGGCGCGACGCTGCACGATCTCTGGGTGGCGACCGGCCGGGGCGCGCCGATCGCGATGGCGAGCGCCGCGACGGCGCTCGTGCCGCCGATCTGCGACGCGGACGGCGACTGTGACGACGACGACCCCTGCACCACCGACGCCTGCACGCCGAGCGGCCAGTGCACGCACGCCTTCGCGGGCACGCCGCTCCGGGCCGGGATGCGGCTCGTGCTCGGCGGAGCGCGCACGGCCAACCGCGGCACGCTCGCGCTGCGCGCGGCCGCAGACCTCGCCCTCCCCCCGGGCGAAGGCCTCGACCCGTCCGCACACGGCCTCCGCATCGAGCTTCGCACCGGCGCCGGCGACCTGCGCGAGCGCATCGTCCTCCCGGCCGGCGCGCGCGATCCGTTCACCGGCGCCGGGTGGAGCAGGAATCGCAACGGGACGACGTGGCGGTATCGCGATCCGGGAGGCGCTCACGGCGGCATCCGTACCGCGACGATCCGCCTCCCCGGAGCGGCCGCCGGGCGCGTCGAGGTCGCGCTGCGCGGCCGAGGCCGATCGAGCCCGCTCGCGCCCGGCGACGCCGCGCTCGAGCTGCGGCTCGCCTTCGGCGCCTCGCCGGGGCAATGCGCCGGGCACCGCTTCGGCGACGCGAGCGCGCCGCGGCCGCGCTGCCGGTGGAGCAGCACGGGCGCCACGTTCGCCTGTCGCTGA